In Bradyrhizobium sp. 1(2017), one DNA window encodes the following:
- a CDS encoding DUF1153 domain-containing protein produces MTEPHRPRVKYVIGPDGSPLTIADLPAPGTKRWVIRRKAEVVAAVRGGLLSLEEACSRYTLTVDEFLSWQFSIDQHGLAGLRTTRIQQYRQ; encoded by the coding sequence ATGACAGAACCCCATCGCCCGAGGGTAAAATACGTCATCGGGCCGGACGGCAGTCCGTTGACGATTGCGGATCTGCCTGCCCCCGGCACCAAACGCTGGGTCATCCGCCGCAAGGCCGAGGTCGTCGCCGCTGTGCGTGGCGGACTTCTCTCCCTCGAGGAGGCCTGCAGCCGATACACCCTGACGGTTGACGAATTCCTTTCCTGGCAGTTTTCCATCGACCAGCACGGTCTGGCGGGTCTTCGAACCACCCGCATCCAGCAATATCGCCAGTAG
- the fliF gene encoding flagellar basal-body MS-ring/collar protein FliF has protein sequence MQGLADFLKSIGAARFGAMIAVTAALIGFFAFVIMRVTTPQMTTLFTDLSVEDSSSIIKDLERQGIQFEIRNEGSIIMVPKDKVTRLRMKLAEGGLPKGGGVGYEVFDKSDALGTTSFVQNINHLRALEGELARTIRAIDRIQAARVHLVLPERPLFSREAPEPSASIVVRVRGSLEAQQIRAIRHLVASAVNGLKPQRVSIVDEAGQLLADGAQTDPEQAVGDERRIAFEKRMRKQVEDIVSSVVGSGRARVQLAADFDFNKITQTSDKFDPEGRVLRSSQTREEQSMTADNTGQVTVNNELPGNQQNNGVAPKDQSKKSEETNNYEISRTTKTEVTEAGRVNRISVAVLVDGIYSKNEKGELAYQDRTKEQLDRIAALVRSAIGFDQKRGDQVEVVNLRFADAPSSAPVGEPSGFLGMLQFTKDDVMYFVELGVMMLLGLVVLFLVIRPLVKRILASDEVAAAISGVLTGPAASEESTAPAQPLLPSGAASAIDVATIQGQVHAQSVHRVGELAERNPNETVAIIRQWLTEPAK, from the coding sequence TTGCAAGGTCTTGCGGACTTCTTAAAAAGTATCGGCGCCGCCCGGTTTGGGGCCATGATCGCGGTCACCGCCGCGCTCATCGGCTTTTTCGCGTTCGTCATCATGCGCGTCACCACGCCGCAGATGACGACGCTGTTCACCGACCTCAGCGTCGAGGACTCCTCCAGCATCATCAAGGATCTGGAGCGCCAGGGCATCCAGTTCGAGATCCGCAATGAGGGCTCCATCATCATGGTGCCCAAGGACAAGGTCACGCGCCTGCGGATGAAGCTTGCCGAGGGCGGCCTGCCCAAGGGCGGCGGCGTCGGCTACGAGGTGTTCGACAAGTCGGACGCGCTCGGCACCACCTCTTTCGTCCAGAACATCAATCATTTGCGCGCGCTGGAGGGCGAGCTCGCCCGCACCATCCGCGCCATCGACCGTATCCAGGCCGCCCGCGTCCATCTGGTGCTGCCCGAGCGGCCGCTGTTCTCCCGCGAGGCGCCGGAGCCGTCGGCCTCGATCGTGGTCCGCGTCCGTGGCTCGCTGGAAGCCCAGCAGATCCGCGCCATCCGCCATCTCGTCGCCTCCGCCGTCAACGGGCTGAAGCCGCAGCGGGTCTCGATCGTCGACGAGGCCGGCCAGCTCCTGGCCGACGGCGCCCAGACCGATCCGGAGCAGGCGGTCGGCGACGAGCGTCGCATCGCCTTCGAGAAGCGGATGCGAAAGCAGGTCGAGGACATCGTCTCCTCCGTGGTCGGCTCGGGCCGCGCCCGCGTGCAGCTCGCCGCCGATTTCGACTTCAACAAGATCACCCAGACCTCGGACAAGTTCGATCCCGAAGGCCGCGTGCTGCGCTCGAGCCAGACCCGCGAAGAGCAGAGCATGACCGCCGACAACACTGGCCAGGTCACGGTCAACAACGAGCTGCCCGGCAACCAGCAGAACAACGGCGTCGCGCCCAAGGACCAGAGCAAGAAGAGCGAGGAGACCAACAATTACGAGATCTCCCGCACCACCAAGACCGAGGTGACCGAGGCCGGCCGGGTCAACCGCATCTCAGTCGCGGTGCTGGTCGACGGCATCTATTCCAAGAACGAGAAGGGCGAGCTCGCCTATCAGGACCGCACCAAGGAGCAGCTCGACCGCATCGCCGCGCTGGTGCGCTCGGCGATCGGCTTCGACCAGAAGCGCGGCGACCAGGTCGAGGTCGTCAACCTCCGCTTTGCGGACGCGCCCTCCTCCGCCCCGGTCGGCGAACCCTCGGGCTTCCTCGGCATGCTGCAGTTCACCAAGGACGACGTCATGTACTTCGTCGAGCTCGGCGTGATGATGCTGCTGGGCCTCGTCGTGCTGTTCCTGGTGATCCGCCCGCTGGTCAAGCGCATCCTCGCCTCCGACGAAGTCGCCGCCGCCATCTCGGGCGTGCTCACCGGCCCGGCGGCGTCCGAAGAGTCCACGGCACCCGCCCAGCCGCTACTGCCGAGCGGAGCCGCCAGCGCGATCGACGTCGCCACCATCCAGGGCCAGGTCCACGCCCAGTCCGTTCACCGCGTCGGCGAACTCGCCGAGCGCAACCCCAACGAAACCGTCGCCATCATCCGCCAGTGGCTCACCGAGCCCGCCAAGTAA
- the fliG gene encoding flagellar motor switch protein FliG — MAANLQNANSNDITSVISTLGQRAGNRAGGAKSDALAGPKRAAILMLALGEQYGGKIWSLLDDDEVRQLSLEMSTLGTVEVDTVEDMLLEFVSRMSASGALMGNFDATERLLQQYLPPERVNGIMDEIRGPAGRNMWEKLSNVQEEVLANYLKNEYPQTIAVVLSKLKSEHAARVLGILPEELALDVINRMLKMEAVQKEVIESVEKTLRTEFMSNLSQTRRRDAHEVMAEIFNNFDRQTETRFITSLEEDNRESAERIKALMFTFDDLVKLDSGSAQTLMRNVDKDKLGVALKSANEDVRNFFFGNMSSRAAKMLQDDMAAMGPVRLRDVDEAQALLVNLAKDLAAKGEIMLTKNRADDELVY; from the coding sequence ATGGCCGCCAATCTGCAGAACGCCAACTCGAACGACATCACCAGCGTGATCTCCACGCTGGGCCAGCGTGCCGGCAATCGTGCGGGCGGCGCCAAGTCCGACGCACTGGCCGGCCCGAAGCGTGCCGCGATCCTGATGCTGGCGCTGGGCGAGCAATATGGCGGCAAGATCTGGTCGCTGCTCGACGACGACGAGGTGCGCCAGCTCTCGCTGGAGATGTCGACGCTCGGCACCGTCGAGGTCGACACCGTCGAGGACATGCTGCTCGAATTCGTCTCGCGCATGTCGGCCTCGGGCGCGCTGATGGGCAATTTCGACGCCACCGAGCGCCTGCTCCAGCAGTACCTGCCGCCGGAGCGCGTCAACGGCATCATGGACGAGATCCGCGGCCCCGCCGGCCGCAACATGTGGGAGAAGCTCTCCAACGTGCAGGAAGAGGTGCTCGCCAACTACCTCAAGAACGAATACCCGCAGACCATCGCCGTGGTGCTGTCGAAGTTGAAGTCGGAGCATGCCGCCCGCGTGCTCGGCATCCTCCCCGAAGAGCTCGCGCTCGACGTCATCAACCGCATGCTGAAGATGGAGGCGGTGCAGAAGGAGGTGATCGAGAGCGTGGAGAAGACGCTGCGCACCGAATTCATGTCCAACCTGTCGCAGACCCGCCGCCGTGATGCCCACGAGGTGATGGCGGAAATCTTCAACAATTTCGACCGCCAGACCGAAACCCGTTTCATCACCTCGCTGGAAGAGGACAATCGTGAATCGGCCGAGCGCATCAAGGCGCTGATGTTCACCTTCGACGACCTCGTGAAGCTGGATTCCGGCTCGGCCCAGACCTTGATGCGCAACGTCGACAAGGACAAGCTCGGCGTCGCGCTCAAGAGCGCCAACGAGGACGTCCGCAACTTCTTCTTCGGCAACATGTCCTCGCGCGCAGCCAAGATGCTCCAGGACGACATGGCGGCGATGGGCCCGGTCCGTCTGCGCGACGTCGACGAGGCCCAGGCGCTGCTCGTCAACCTCGCCAAGGACCTCGCCGCCAAGGGCGAGATCATGCTGACCAAGAACCGCGCCGACGACGAGCTGGTGTACTGA
- a CDS encoding FliH/SctL family protein: protein MGAPAKFLFDTDFAAPERTREKGATADEIAQKVAEAEARAYQDGFAAGQREAKAESDRRVALAMEEINISVRGVASGIGNIETKMETEAVEVAVAVARKLCADLVAAEPLGEVMALVKDCFSHLVATPHLVVRINDALYDAARDKIERLAKQSGFEGRLVILAEPEIATGDCRIEWADGGVVLERNAIAAKIDEMVGRYIASRRGN from the coding sequence ATGGGCGCTCCGGCCAAATTCCTGTTCGATACCGACTTCGCGGCGCCCGAGCGCACGCGCGAGAAGGGCGCGACCGCGGATGAGATCGCCCAGAAGGTCGCGGAGGCCGAGGCCCGCGCCTATCAGGACGGCTTTGCCGCCGGGCAGCGCGAGGCCAAGGCGGAGAGCGACCGCCGCGTCGCGCTCGCCATGGAAGAAATCAACATCTCAGTTCGCGGTGTCGCCTCCGGCATCGGCAACATCGAAACCAAGATGGAGACCGAGGCCGTCGAGGTCGCGGTTGCCGTCGCCCGCAAGCTGTGCGCCGATCTGGTCGCGGCCGAGCCGCTCGGCGAGGTCATGGCGCTGGTCAAGGACTGCTTCTCGCATCTGGTGGCGACGCCGCATCTCGTCGTCCGCATCAACGACGCGCTCTACGACGCCGCGCGCGACAAGATCGAGCGGCTCGCGAAGCAGAGCGGTTTCGAGGGCCGGCTGGTGATCCTGGCCGAGCCGGAGATTGCCACCGGCGACTGCCGGATCGAATGGGCCGATGGCGGCGTCGTGCTGGAGCGCAACGCCATCGCGGCCAAGATCGACGAAATGGTCGGACGCTACATCGCGTCCCGCAGGGGGAATTAA
- the fliN gene encoding flagellar motor switch protein FliN has product MSDTDGQVPLPDLNGPMPPAGTDVGYNEDEYAARVAADLEAVFDVPVQVSAVLGRSKMDVGELLKLGPGTVLELDRRVGEAIDIYVNNRLVARGEVVLVEDKLGVTMTEIIKTERG; this is encoded by the coding sequence ATGAGCGACACCGACGGACAGGTCCCGCTGCCCGATCTCAACGGCCCGATGCCGCCTGCCGGCACCGATGTCGGCTACAACGAGGACGAATATGCGGCACGCGTTGCGGCCGACCTCGAAGCCGTGTTCGACGTGCCGGTGCAGGTCTCGGCCGTGCTCGGCCGCTCCAAGATGGACGTGGGCGAGCTGTTGAAGCTCGGGCCCGGCACCGTGCTCGAGCTCGACCGGCGCGTCGGCGAGGCCATCGACATCTACGTCAACAACCGTCTCGTCGCCCGCGGCGAGGTGGTGCTGGTCGAGGACAAGCTCGGCGTGACCATGACGGAAATCATCAAGACCGAACGCGGCTAG
- a CDS encoding sigma-54 interaction domain-containing protein, with amino-acid sequence MRLLIVGTLKGQLTTATKIAMENGATVTHAEDHEQAMRVLRSGKGADLLLVDVALDIRDLVMRLEAEHIHAPIVACGITNDARAAVAAIHAGAKEYIPLPPEPELIAAVLAAVANDSRELVYRDEAMARVIKLAQQIAGSDASVMVTGESGTGKEVLARYVHTRSARAKRPFISINCAAIPEHLLESELFGHEKGAFTGAVARRIGKFEEATGGTLLLDEISEMDVRLQSKLLRAIQERVIDRVGGTKPVPVDIRIIATSNRNLAEAVREGTFREDLLFRLNVVNLKIPPLRERPADILELAQHFVKKYAEANGVPMRPISAEARRVLSTNRWQGNVRELENTMHRAVLMAQGDEIGPDAIITPDGDRLDLAKTAPAVAHATMAAEQVTRALVGRTVADVERDLILETLKHCLGNRTHAANILGISIRTLRNKLNEYADGGIPITPAGTPGEYPRMPAMG; translated from the coding sequence ATGCGGCTTCTCATCGTTGGCACATTGAAGGGCCAGCTCACCACCGCCACCAAGATCGCGATGGAGAACGGCGCCACCGTGACCCATGCCGAGGATCACGAGCAGGCCATGCGTGTCTTGCGCAGCGGCAAGGGCGCCGACCTGCTGCTGGTCGACGTCGCGCTCGACATCCGCGATCTCGTGATGCGGCTGGAAGCCGAACACATCCACGCGCCGATCGTCGCCTGCGGCATCACCAACGACGCCCGCGCCGCGGTCGCCGCGATCCATGCCGGCGCCAAGGAATACATCCCGCTGCCGCCGGAGCCGGAGCTGATCGCCGCGGTGCTGGCTGCCGTCGCCAACGATTCCCGCGAGCTGGTCTACCGCGACGAGGCCATGGCGCGCGTGATCAAGCTCGCCCAGCAGATCGCGGGCTCCGACGCCTCGGTGATGGTCACCGGCGAATCCGGCACCGGCAAGGAAGTGCTGGCGCGCTATGTCCACACCCGCTCGGCACGCGCCAAGCGTCCGTTCATCTCGATCAACTGCGCCGCGATCCCCGAGCATCTGCTGGAATCCGAGCTGTTCGGCCACGAGAAGGGCGCTTTCACCGGCGCGGTCGCCCGCCGTATCGGCAAGTTCGAGGAGGCGACCGGCGGCACGCTGCTGCTCGACGAAATCTCGGAGATGGACGTCCGCCTGCAATCCAAGCTCTTGCGCGCCATCCAGGAGCGCGTGATCGACCGCGTCGGCGGCACCAAGCCGGTGCCGGTGGACATCCGCATCATCGCGACCTCGAACCGCAACCTCGCCGAGGCCGTGCGCGAAGGCACCTTCCGCGAGGATCTGCTGTTCCGCCTCAACGTCGTGAACCTGAAGATCCCGCCGCTGCGCGAGCGCCCCGCCGACATTCTCGAGCTGGCCCAGCATTTCGTGAAGAAATATGCCGAGGCCAACGGCGTGCCGATGCGCCCGATCTCGGCGGAGGCGCGCCGCGTGCTCTCCACCAACCGCTGGCAGGGCAACGTCCGCGAGCTCGAGAACACCATGCATCGTGCGGTGCTGATGGCGCAGGGCGACGAGATCGGCCCCGACGCGATCATCACACCCGACGGTGACCGGCTCGACCTCGCCAAGACGGCACCGGCGGTGGCGCATGCAACCATGGCCGCCGAGCAGGTCACGCGCGCGCTCGTGGGACGCACCGTGGCCGATGTCGAGCGCGACCTGATCCTGGAGACGCTGAAGCATTGCCTCGGCAACCGCACCCATGCCGCCAACATTCTCGGCATCTCGATCCGCACGCTGCGCAACAAGCTCAACGAATACGCCGATGGCGGCATCCCGATTACA